The window TAACTAATTGTTGTTGTTCTTTCACGGTTTCGAGCACGATGGTGGTACGTGTGTTCAAAATATGCGGTATTTTGCTAAAGTGCGTACGCATAAGGTGCATCAACGATGCCGAATCATAGGTGCGTACCTTAATAAGGTAGCAATCGTCGCCGGCTATGTGGTGTACCTCCTGTACTTCGGGTATTTTGGCAAGCTCACTCGTGGTTTTATCAGATCCGGGTCCGTCGGCTGCTTTCATGAAAATAAAGGCCAGTAGTTTTTGCTGTAGGGCTACCGGATTTATTTTGGTTACATATTGCTGAATAACATTTTTTTGTTCCAGCTTTTTTACCCGCTCCAATATGCCCGATGGGGCCATCCCTAACTCGCGTGCTAGGTCGGCGTTTGATATGCGGGCGTTATCCTGCATCAATCGTAATATCTGTAGGTCGGTTTTGTCTAAAACGATGTCTGTTTCGTTAATCATACGGTAATATTACTAATTATCAGAATTAAATTCATTAATTAATTACAAAAATGAATTTAGTTCGACAATTGTGGTATTTTGGTGACTGGTTGGGTTGGTTAACCAAAGTTGCTTTATGAAACGTATAATCAATATGGGCTGATTCCCGTTTTCGTCTGACTGTAATTTGAAGCTTTCTTGATTCTTGACTCTTAACTCTTGATTCTCCCGAAAGGGGCAAAAAAGCAAACCCCTATCAAACGTATGACAGAGGTCGCTTACAAGGTTAAGGTATAAAAATGAAGGTTTAGGCTTTTTGTTAGTTATTTTAGGCGGAAAGACTCAATAATCTGTCGGACTCTGCTTCATCAAACACAGTACGCAGATATTTAAGACCACCTTTAGTTATTGCTGTAAGCAACCTGAATTTATTGCCTTGTTCATCCAGAACATAAGCCATTCCGTTATCGTTTATCCAATCGAAGAGTACATCCCTGGTAGTGATGCCGCGGTTTTGAGTATGATCATCAATCCACATTAACGAGTTAATAGCCAGATAAGGGTTATCATGCACATCGTTGGTTCTGTGAACACCGATTATTTGTAGGGGCATCGTTAGTTAATTTCAGGGGTTAACGATGTTAAATGTCCGAAATTTAACGTCGGCTGTCAATCCGTGAAAACACTGTATTTGACCCCGTTAAAATACGGGGTCGAAAAGTTGTATCAGGCCTTTGTAATATGAAAATAAATGTTATAGTAGTTAAATTTTAATAACTTTACTCTGCTTTGCCTCAGGCTTTTTGTGATTGTCGGGCTTTGGTATATTTTTAACTATAGTAATGAGGGCGCTTGCAATAAGCCCGGTGGCCTTTAAGCCAAAATGTACAAAAGGCTTCATCACTTCCCATGTACTGTGTACAGGTTTTACTTCTGTGTTTCCTTTGCCTATCTGTTTTACGTTGGATGTTGCCATGGTTTTATGTTTTTATAGATATGACATAACAGGCATAAAAACCTTGCCAGAAATCAGGAAGCCCAATCCATATCGCATAATACAACAAACCAGTTTCCTTTTTTCTTCTCCATGAAAATATCATAGCCCTGGGCTACAACCAACCCGCCGCGTTTTTCGATGTAGGCAAAGGCTTTTGTCCTATCCTGATTGAAAAATACTGCCGACATCCTGAACATTCCCGCGTTGAAGAAAACCGGGGGCAATTTTTTTCGCTGATTATACATCGTGTATTCATAATTATGAGTAAAAGCCAAATTTTTCAGTTGGAATATGCCTGGCTTTTCGTTGATGACCACTTCAGGGGCCCAGCTATCTACCAGCATATTTTTTACCATATTCTTATCATCCCGACGTCGGCTTTTTGCTTGTTTTTTTAAATAATCTTCCGGTATTCTTATCAATGTATCCGCAATGAAAACATATAACCTGGCAGTATCTAATTGATTTTTTAGTTGTTCGAT is drawn from Mucilaginibacter ginsenosidivorax and contains these coding sequences:
- a CDS encoding Lrp/AsnC family transcriptional regulator, which codes for MINETDIVLDKTDLQILRLMQDNARISNADLARELGMAPSGILERVKKLEQKNVIQQYVTKINPVALQQKLLAFIFMKAADGPGSDKTTSELAKIPEVQEVHHIAGDDCYLIKVRTYDSASLMHLMRTHFSKIPHILNTRTTIVLETVKEQQQLVIPEK